aactctgctttaaaaacaaaagaacaaaacttcAAGACTCTCTCAAAAACCATGGCTAACAAATCAAGAACCAGATGGGTTCTCCCTTACACAACCAAGAACGTGGAAGACGATTACTTCCTCGGTCAAATCCTCGGACAAGGACAATTCGGAACCACTTTCCTCTGCACCCACAAAAAGACAGCTCAAAAGCTCGCCTGCAAATCCATACCCAAAAGGAAGCTCCTCTGCCAAGAAGACTACGACGACGTTTTGAGGGAGATTCAGATAATGCATCACTTGTCGGAATTCCCCAACGTTGTCCGCATAGAAGGTGCCTACGAGGATACCAGCAGCGTCCATATTGTGATGGAGCTCTGTGAAGGCGGCGAGCTGTTTGATAGGATCGTGAAGAGAGGTCATTACAGTGAGAGGGAAGCAGCTAAGCTTATCAAGACGATTGTTGGTGTTGTTGAGGCTTGTCACTCCCTTGGTGTTATGCATAGAGATCTCAAGCCTGAGAATTTTCTCTTTGCTTCTTGTGATGAAGATGCTTCTCTTAAGTCTACTGACTTTGGCCTCTCTGTTTTCTGCAAACCAGGTTTTGATTTGTGTTGtcactattttttaaaaagaaactctTGTTTGGTTAATGATGTTATGAGTATCTGGTTAGAGCTACTTGATGATTTTAGCTTGTTAAGAGTTCTCTCTCTATTATGTTGTTTTATATTAGTAGCATCAGACTCTGAATGATTCTGTTTTTTTCAGCTTTATGTtctctaaaatgatcaaatgGGATGGTTTTTAAGACTGTTACAACTTACAACTGAGTTTATGTGTTTGTTGAATAAGATAAATGTGGTTTAAAGCTAATAGTATCAGTGACGGCGGTCTAGTCACCCGCCTAGTCGGCAATCCTCTAGGTGTTCAAAATATTGCTCATCCGCCTAATCAATAATCCTCTATAAAACACCTAATTATTACATAGCGATTTTTTAAACATTTGATTAGTATTGTTTAAGATCTAATCTTTTAAATGTTGTGActgtgagtttgtgtgttttaacTGCATTAGTTAATTTTTATATGGAGCTCTAGTTCTTGGACACACAatctttgaattttgtttttatctttcAGGGGCAACGTTTTCAGAACTAGTTGGGAGTGCATACTATGTAGCACCTGAGGTTTTACATAAGCATTACAGCCGTGAATGTGATGTGTGGAGCGCAGGAGTTATCCTCTACATTCTCTTATGTGGTTTCCCTCCTTTCTGGGATGGTTAGACTTTCTTTCTCTTCATAGAGTTTCCATCAAGTGCTTACTCTCTAATGTGTCATGTCTTGAATCCAGAAAGTGAGTTTGGCATCTTCAGAAAGATTCTACAGGGGAAAATAGACTTTGAGACAAGTCCCTGGCCTAGCATCTCAGAGAGTGCCAAGGATCTTATAGTGAAAATGCTCGAGAAAGATCCAAAGAAAAGGCTAACTGCTCATCAAGTGTTATGTAAGTTGTCATCTTCTGAGCCTTTAGCACACAATGGTGATTGATTGATgctttcttaatttttgtaGGCCACCCATGGATTGTGGATGATAAGGTTGCTCCAGATAACCTTTGGACTGTGCAGTACTGTCACGCTTGAAGAACTTCTCTGCAATGAACAAACTGAAGAAGATGGCTTTCCGAGTCATTGCAGAGAGACTATCTGAGGAAGAGATAGGTGGACTCAAAGAGCTGTTTAGGATGATAGACACAGATAACAGTGGCACCATCACATTTGAAGAGTTGAAAGACACTGTGAAGCGTGTTGGTGCAGACCTTATGGAATCAGAGATCCAAGAACTCTTGCGCTCAGTAACTAACAACAACTCTTTTCCTTACTATTATTAACTTAACAAATATCTATCATCTTCtcattgtgtgtgtgtgtgtgtgtgtgtgtgtgtatcaGGCTGATGTTGATGAAAATGGATCAATAGACTATGGAGAGTTTTTAGCTGCAACAATCCATTTGAACAAGCTGGAGAGAGAGGAGAATCTAGTGGCTGCATTCTCTTTCTTTGACAAAGATGGAAGTGGCTACATCACTGTGGATGAGCTTCAGCACGCTTTGAAAGAGTTTGGTATAAACGATTCACATCTTGATGAAATGATCAAAGACATTGATCAAGACaatgtgagtaatagcttcacAAAGAtctttactgttttttttttcattatgaaGATGCTTATGGAGTTTTGGTTTTGTAGGATGGACAAATAGACTATGGAGAGTTTGTGGCAATGATGAGGAAAGGAAATGGCAGTGGAGGGATTAGCAGGAGAACAATGAGGAACACTCTCAACTTTGCAAATTGGAAAGTAGCCTCTTCCTGATGAAGTCAATGAATGGCTAAAACTTGAGTGAATGTTGACATTAATAACTTTAAACAAAccattagtaatatttaatgCGTCTTGAGAGTTGACAATAGTAACTTTAACAAAACATTTCcaagtgaaaaataaaatctaatagaaaaaaattaagaaactataACTTTTATAAGTGTAATAAAAATCAGTTTAAAGAgtggtaaaaaaaacaaaaataaaggaggaagagagaaacttagtttgttttcttgttgtcttcttcttcttgtttctcaGTGATCAACTTCTTCTCTGCAGTTTCATCCTCACCTCCAAAACCGAACTCGTTAACACGTGTCTTGTCCACAGGGTAAACCCACCTTTGGTACAAGTATATCAAGAATATCACATCTGAAACACACACAGAGATTCATTAGAGAGAGTATTTTGCTAGATCTGAATCCAAAGTACAGAGAGTATCTTGCTCGATTTAACTCACCATCACGGAACACAGAGAGCCGATGCAGAATCGGCATTTTGATGACAAAGGCAAAGAGATCATCGATAATGGTGTTGAGGAACTTGTAAGTCATCTGTCTCCATGGTAGATGAGCCACTGACTTTAGCTTATAGTTGATGAATAGCTGAGGACACATCATGATGAAGCctgcaaaacacacacacacaaactcatCACAATGAGagaatctcaaaacattttttttttgaggatgGTGAATGGTTTTTACCGAACATGTAGACACAGCTTGTTAACGAAGACAAGATCCATGAATACCAGCTCTTGTGGCGCTCGTAAGCGAGAGAGTATATAGATAATCCCACCACAAGGAGGAGGAGCACATAAGATAAGAATTTGATGGCAATGTCATCATACTCTTTGGTTTTGTTGCTCGCGTAGGATTCACGGTCGTGGAACCTCAACCTTGGAATCATTCCACTTCTATCAACCTGTCAAATGTTTGACATGGTTTAAATTTAAAGTAACAATATCCGAGATGCTCATTGTAAATGTTATTAAGTACCTCTATACGCATGGCTTTCCCTATCTTCCAGAACTCAATGCAGACACCAACACCGGAACTAGCCAGTATCATCCATGAAGTGTCGTTGTCAAGCAGGTAGAGGAAGATGACGAACTGACAGATGAAGTTCAGCACAACGGACTTTGCAGACAGTCCTTCCATGGATTTGTTCTTGTTCCAGAACTGGATATCTACAGGGTAAGCAACAAAAGATAAGCAACACACTTTAGGAAAGAAGCTGGCTACATGTTGGGTCTTAACTTACCATTTTTGAATGCTAAGAAGTCAAACACAGAGTGAAGCATCGAAACACACATCGTGATGCCTAACAGATAGGGATTGCCTTCCAGAAACACCCTCTGCAACACAATCAACGTGTTTACAGATCATATTCATAGGTTCATGTGAAACATTTAAGACTAAGAGTTACCTTAAGTTCGTCGGATTCACCATCAAGCATGCTTCCGTAGCTACGCTGCATCTGGAAAGACTGATCAACTTGCTGAAAGAGCTGCCACTTCATCATGCTTATGGGGCTTATCTCCAGATTAAGTGGTACTTCTGAGACGGTCTCATTGATTGGAATCATCTTGTCCCTTAGCAGCCAAAACTCATTGAAGTAAATGGTGGGATAGTAGTTTCCAGAGGTAGGTTCTACCAGCAAGTCTGTACATCTAAAGTTAAGTACAACATAGAGAGTTGCGTAAAAaaccaaataataataataataagcatATCATCCGTTTGCCAAAACAAATTGAAGGATACGTGGAGCAATGTTTGGAGGTACACCGTTCTGTGAATAGCTGTCACAAAATTGAAAAGTAGATATTAGACTATTAGTAATGGAGTCAAATTAATCTAATACCGACAAACAGCCAAAAAGAATAATAAGCACGCCATCAACTCCCAACTGTTTTAATGTTATAACCATTGATGATAAGTTTAATTACTCTGTTAAATCATTTGGAGAATAAGCAGAATCATATGTACATCAAGATAGCAAGTGAATCCATCATCGTTATCTTTATTAATTCGTTTTTTTATCTGCAATGATTGTTTCTAGAGTTCCAAAATTATAATACTACAGAAAGTACAAGAACGACTTACTGAGTAAAATCATCAACCAGGTTAATGGTGACATTCGGTTTCCAGAGAGATACCCATTCCACAGGGACTTCTTCCTTCACTTCAGAGTTCTTATCAACAACTTTCTGCAAAGCATTGGCTTTGCGTTAGTTCATTATCACAAGACTATAAAGTCCATAACACAAAACTATATACAATGTTTATTTCCACATAGTCATACCTCAGCTTCTGGTTTGGATTCATCAGAGTCTTTGGGACTACCCAAGAGACTTTTCTTCTTATCAACTTTCCGCTTTGGAAAGTAAGTAGCAACAGCTGAAAAATGAAAAGACAATCCAACTCAGCTATTATTGatagtttctttttaataaaaggAGACAAGTCTTACGGTGTGTCCTGCCAAAACTATTAAGAGGCTGATACTCAGGATCACTAGGGTCTATAGGGAAACCAGACCGAGCAAAGAAGACATGAGCATACAGACTTCCATTATTCTGTAAAGTCTGTAAACAACACAACATAACAAAAGTTAGTAAACTCAATGCAGCAGCTTCGTAATcatgtaagttttgtttttttttttaaacctcaGATGGATAATAGTTGAGTGACTTTGTCCTAACACTCTCTGGAGTCCACACAGCATAAGGTATATTCGTCTCATGCCAATAAAGCAAACCTTCGTTACTAAAGTCACTGAACTTCTCTTGCTCTGTAAGATAAAACCACATATCCTGCaagacaaaaaacaaaaataaaaaatttgaaaaacccTGATTCTCTATGAATCTCAGTTTGTTATTACCAATGATTCTCCTTTGTGGAAGAGATTGGTCATGAGGTGATGAGTCTGAGACGGATCCATCGGTTTCTGCTTAGGCGAAAAGAACTTTGAAGCAAAGTACCAGAACACGGCGATTCTAATGATCCCTGAGATCGTGGAGCCGAACCCTCTCTGCTGCTGCTGAGGTTGAGCGCCGCCCGCATCTGCCACCGCCGCCGTTTGTGTTACCGGCGGGGCCATGTTATTGAATCGAGAGAAGGGAGGATGGATGCTTTCGAGATGTGGAAGTCGCCGAGAAGATCGTTGTAAAGCAGAGTTGGATTCGATTTAGAGAAATATTTAAGGgagatttaatttattttattttatttgttttcggGTTATGATGATGACGAAGCTCTTCCAATGTAATGCAAGTAACAGTGTGACACACACACACCATGTCTTGTCATGACTTAATGTATATTTGCATTTAAAGACCTCTCTATTTTAGATACTTTACAATTTTCCcctctatttttaaatttaatatatatcccCCTAGAACTTTGATTTgatatttacaaaaactaatgttcttttctttctttcttttttacaaCAAAGAATTTACAGATTGatgttgactctgtaaaccaagttgataactccgcatccatgtgaacgacaaaagacTATTGTTTCCTAGCATTGCGTGCTAATCTATCCGCCCGAAGGTTACAAAAACTAATGttctaaaaactatttttttttaaatccgatATATGCATCTAATATcggttaaaattattttaaaacgatTAAAATTGGTTAAGATAAGTTTAAATAGACCTAGATTGGTTTAAATATGTCAAACCTAATATTAGGATAAATCCATAAAATtctctaatttatattttcatatgcctgttttttataattaattaaaattttataattaaatttaaaaactaaaatatataataaaaaaatgtagataaacaaaaattatatgagAGAAAATACAGTCTTAATGGGCCCAGAGTTAGcccatttatattttgaaatagaaaacCCAATAATAAagcctctttctttctttttgactacAATGAAGGAGGACGAAGAAAGCTTCCTTCATTTCTTCACTTGAAAGCATGGCGTAATTGTGGAGCTGTGAGATCTGAGCAGTTCCTAATACCTCACCTAGCAACGAAGAAGAGGTTAGGCTGCTGGGGAGATCATGGAGAAGATGAATCATGCGtttgagaagatgaagatgatggtgGGTATGGAGGTTGAAGAGGAGGAGCAACGAGCTGCGGAGGAGGAGGAAAGCTCGCTCTCTTTCATGGATGATCTTAATCGCGATTGCGCTTTAACCACCAAACAGGTTGCCCACCTTTCTTTTTGAAATGCGTATTGTAACGATTGATCATGTTTCACGGAATGTGACTAAACTTGGTTAGATAAGAGTTTGAGTGAGTCGAAGATAAGAGTAGGATCCATTCTTGCATGCATGTAtactttgctttttttttttaaatggtaaaCCATTccccgagagagagagaaagtgaaagtcCCGGTGGCCACGTGCGTGGAAATATGGTGTGGTGCGGATTTGAACTCGGGTCCCTTGGGGATCCACGGAACGCTTTGACCACCCGAGCACAGACGTAGTTTGCTTTTATTCACTGTATATGTCTATGGAGTGGCATAGTTGTCTCGTTTACATATGTTGAAATGGGTTTTATCCTTTGgctaatatgtttttttttctacgtGCGTTTCCATGAAAAACAGAGATTCTATGGCTTTGCTATTTGCTTGTCAGCAGGATTGACCTGTACACTTTTGGTAAGTGCAATTCTTATCCATCTTAAAAGAAGGGAATCTTTTTCTTTAATCATATGTGAccttttgctttatttttctttttctctggaAATTTTTGGTACTTTGCGTAGTAGTCTTGGCTCCTTTACTAGTGGTGATGTAACTCTTTATCGTTTTGCCTTTGTGACCAATTCAGTCAATGCTTGTTTTCTTCAATCCAGTCAAGTTTGGCATCACATTCACTCTTGGAAATTTGATGGCACTTGGGAGGTCCGTATTTGGATTTTTGGTTTAGCTTCAAATATTGGATTTGGTTAAGTAAGTCTGCAGTGTGGACAAGTATTTTAAGTTTCTTCTCCTTTTTGTATGGCAGCACAGCATTCCTTATAGGCCCACAGAGGCAGGTCACGATGATGCTTGACCCAGCTCGTATCTACGCTACTGCTTTGTATCTAGCCAGCATTATCATTGCCTTGTTTTGCGCTCTCTATGTAAGTTCGGGTTTTCAATTAAATCTTCAGGAGGATAGGAAATTTCCAGAGCATAGTTTGGTGGTTAAAAGTTAAGACAAAGTTGTGAAAATTcgttattatatataaacatctgTCAATTTTCTTTCTGTACAGGTTCGTAACAAGCTGCTGACTCTGCTGGCTATCATTCTTGAGTTCTCTGGTCTTATTTGGTATGTGAACTGTTATCACTTTCTCATATGCATTCATAATCTAGTTTCATGATTTTACTTAACAGAACATATATTAGCCTGAACTAGAAATGCGTTGGTGGACTGAATGCTACTTATATGGTTTCTGACTCACAAGATCTGTCATTCGTGGTGAATCCTTATATTCTTTAAAACTGCAGGTATAGCTTGAGCTACATCCCTTTTGCAAGAACCATGGTCTCAAAGGTCTTCATGACTTGTTTCGACACCGAGTTTTAAGCAGCGCTCTATTCAAAGATTCCAAAACCACTGTGCTCTGTTTGAGTGACTGGTCTATATTCAAAGCCGGACTTGTTTGATGCCCGAAGACCGCTAATAGTCCATGCCCTGTGGCTTGCCTTTGGAGCACGCTTTAGTTTCTGTTTGCTTCTTAACATGAAGCTCCCGTCTTCACAAATCCTTTGGCACAATTTTGTATACTAACCACCaagatattaatattttagacGTTTTGATTCCTATTTGCTCTAACATTCTGAAATTTCAGCATATTTAGTTctgaaagaaatataaattaaccCATGGCCTTAATGAAAAGAACGAAGTCAGATAGTACAATACAACCTTATCAAGTGCTAGGAGATAAAACATAAAGAGAAGATTCAACAGAAAACACAGAGACGCAGAAGAAGAACAAAGCTCAACTGATTGAAACAGAGTACTACTGGCAAGCGAGTGAAGAAGCTCTCTAGAAGACAACAGTATCAAGCATGGTGCCTAGTGTCTGAACAATGTTGGAAGACATCAAGTTGGAAACATGTTCTTCCAGATGCTTCTTTGCGTCTTGTCTTCCCACATTCACGATAGCCAGTTTCTCTGGTGACAACTCGTCCTCTTCTTGTACCGCCTTGTTATATTTAGCAGCCAAGCTCAACATTTCCTGTTTAACACCCAGAGAGACAATGTTAATGAACATGATGTGACATGTTTGAACAAGTATAAAGATTGCAATCTACTCTGTTTTATCTTTACCTGAACGGTCTGTTCGTTTGTCTTGGAGTGAGTGTCAAAGCGTCTTAGCGTCAGGCCATCTGTCCATTTCTTCTTGTGGAGGTTTAGTAACATCTTCTCCTCGAGCTCGTTCTTCCTGTAGTTGATGGCTATTGAGTAATAGTGTCTGTTCAATCCATGAATCAATGCCTGCATAGTAGTATCCAAAAGTAAGTATCAGAGAACATCCTTTGATATTGTTCCAActtcaagaaaaaaacatgtttcACAATGTGAACCATCACCTGGATCGATGGTTTGTTCAAGTGTCCAAGGTTGGACGTTGTTTGACGAGGCTCTTGCCCAAGCATAATGGTCTGCGGGTTAATCGAGCGGAAGGCATCAATCACCACTTTACCCTTCACACTCTGAATAGGATCAACCACCACAGCTACAGCTCGCTGGTTCAAAGCTTCAAAACTCTACAAAAGCACAAAGATGTTAAACAATGAATATGCATAATCTAATCCAAACTATATACACAAATTCTACAATGGAACCCCAAATCAGAACAAGGTATAGGACACAATGGAGTAATACTGAGACACTAATACAGTATGGAAGACAATGTTCACTCAATGAGATTGCATCACCAAGTATCAACAGATCAAACGCACATAGATGTCAACTATAAACATACATAGTCCAACCCAAACTATAAAGATACACAAGTCTTATACACAATTTCCACAATAGAAACCCAATCACAAGTCACAACAAGGTATAGGACGCAAGGAGTAAGATTCAGCCATTAACACAGTATACATAGACCAAGTATCAACTCAGCAAACACAGTACATACCTGTTGAGTATTAATATCAACACCGGAAAGCCAGCAGCCAAACCCAGGATGCGAATGATACCAACCCACCACCATTTCAGGTCTGAAAAACAAAGATCCAAACCAGGTTTTGTTATACATTCTATAAAAAGTAGATTGGTGAAAGAGACTTTATATACCTGCCAGTCTGTTTAAGCATGTCAAGCATATTAGTCTGGAAAACATGATCAACAGCTTCAACACTAACACCAGTCCCACTCTGAGGCATCGCGAATACATCCACAACTCTCACAGTGTACTCATCCACGAACTCTCCGAGCATCAATCCCATCACCTCCATCGGAACTCCAGCTCTTCCTGCGATTTTcacaggcaccatcacaaaatcACTACGCAATCCACGTGGCACTAACTAATATATCTACGAATGAGATTTAGATCGATAATCACGTAAAGCGAAACGAATCCGAAACCCTAATTGGAGGTTAGGGATTGATGATTATTTACCGTGTTTGAGCATCTTGAGGAGGGCGAGAGAGGAGATGTAAACCTGCTCCGAGGTGTCGAGAGTGGGAGAATCTGGAGATGCGTGGCCTAGACCGCCACCGGCGCCGAATATTCGCTGTAGTCTCTCCATGGTTAGAACAAATCAATCGTCTCTTCTTCGTCTGGGATCTTATAGAAAag
The nucleotide sequence above comes from Brassica napus cultivar Da-Ae chromosome A9, Da-Ae, whole genome shotgun sequence. Encoded proteins:
- the LOC106428448 gene encoding LOW QUALITY PROTEIN: calcium-dependent protein kinase 12 (The sequence of the model RefSeq protein was modified relative to this genomic sequence to represent the inferred CDS: inserted 1 base in 1 codon), whose amino-acid sequence is MANKSRTRWVLPYTTKNVEDDYFLGQILGQGQFGTTFLCTHKKTAQKLACKSIPKRKLLCQEDYDDVLREIQIMHHLSEFPNVVRIEGAYEDTSSVHIVMELCEGGELFDRIVKRGHYSEREAAKLIKTIVGVVEACHSLGVMHRDLKPENFLFASCDEDASLKSTDFGLSVFCKPGATFSELVGSAYYVAPEVLHKHYSRECDVWSAGVILYILLCGFPPFWDESEFGIFRKILQGKIDFETSPWPSISESAKDLIVKMLEKDPKKRLTAHQVLCHPWIVDDKVAPDXPLDCAVLSRLKNFSAMNKLKKMAFRVIAERLSEEEIGGLKELFRMIDTDNSGTITFEELKDTVKRVGADLMESEIQELLRSADVDENGSIDYGEFLAATIHLNKLEREENLVAAFSFFDKDGSGYITVDELQHALKEFGINDSHLDEMIKDIDQDNDGQIDYGEFVAMMRKGNGSGGISRRTMRNTLNFANWKVASS
- the LOC125577736 gene encoding cleft lip and palate transmembrane protein 1 homolog, whose translation is MAPPVTQTAAVADAGGAQPQQQQRGFGSTISGIIRIAVFWYFASKFFSPKQKPMDPSQTHHLMTNLFHKGESLDMWFYLTEQEKFSDFSNEGLLYWHETNIPYAVWTPESVRTKSLNYYPSETLQNNGSLYAHVFFARSGFPIDPSDPEYQPLNSFGRTHPVATYFPKRKVDKKKSLLGSPKDSDESKPEAEKVVDKNSEVKEEVPVEWVSLWKPNVTINLVDDFTHYSQNGVPPNIAPHLLVEPTSGNYYPTIYFNEFWLLRDKMIPINETVSEVPLNLEISPISMMKWQLFQQVDQSFQMQRSYGSMLDGESDELKRVFLEGNPYLLGITMCVSMLHSVFDFLAFKNDIQFWNKNKSMEGLSAKSVVLNFICQFVIFLYLLDNDTSWMILASSGVGVCIEFWKIGKAMRIEVDRSGMIPRLRFHDRESYASNKTKEYDDIAIKFLSYVLLLLVVGLSIYSLAYERHKSWYSWILSSLTSCVYMFGFIMMCPQLFINYKLKSVAHLPWRQMTYKFLNTIIDDLFAFVIKMPILHRLSVFRDDVIFLIYLYQRWVYPVDKTRVNEFGFGGEDETAEKKLITEKQEEEDNKKTN
- the LOC106366046 gene encoding vesicle transport protein SFT2B; its protein translation is MEKMNHAFEKMKMMVGMEVEEEEQRAAEEEESSLSFMDDLNRDCALTTKQRFYGFAICLSAGLTCTLLSMLVFFNPVKFGITFTLGNLMALGSTAFLIGPQRQVTMMLDPARIYATALYLASIIIALFCALYVRNKLLTLLAIILEFSGLIWYSLSYIPFARTMVSKVFMTCFDTEF
- the LOC125577737 gene encoding 26S proteasome non-ATPase regulatory subunit 14 homolog, whose protein sequence is MERLQRIFGAGGGLGHASPDSPTLDTSEQVYISSLALLKMLKHGRAGVPMEVMGLMLGEFVDEYTVRVVDVFAMPQSGTGVSVEAVDHVFQTNMLDMLKQTGRPEMVVGWYHSHPGFGCWLSGVDINTQQSFEALNQRAVAVVVDPIQSVKGKVVIDAFRSINPQTIMLGQEPRQTTSNLGHLNKPSIQALIHGLNRHYYSIAINYRKNELEEKMLLNLHKKKWTDGLTLRRFDTHSKTNEQTVQEMLSLAAKYNKAVQEEDELSPEKLAIVNVGRQDAKKHLEEHVSNLMSSNIVQTLGTMLDTVVF